One genomic segment of Alkaliphilus flagellatus includes these proteins:
- a CDS encoding MptD family putative ECF transporter S component has protein sequence MRKFELREIIFISLIVAAILTIGYALLPFMQMLPTPAFRALLVAPIYSIGVTLLASRIRRPGTITMMGLLIGSLLSIFFIWMFFIAVIGGILTDLTCFTLFKGYDKDKSIAIAGGLFPAYQLPSTFVVVAYTLGGVTKDLLNNSLVILIPTIITFILGYLTSKGLQKILRSRSFESM, from the coding sequence ATGAGAAAATTTGAATTAAGAGAAATAATATTTATAAGTTTAATAGTTGCTGCAATTTTAACTATTGGTTATGCATTGCTACCGTTCATGCAAATGCTACCTACTCCTGCATTTCGTGCTCTTTTAGTAGCTCCAATCTATAGCATAGGGGTTACACTATTAGCTTCTAGAATTAGAAGGCCAGGAACTATTACTATGATGGGATTATTAATAGGTAGTTTGCTAAGTATCTTCTTTATCTGGATGTTTTTTATAGCTGTTATAGGCGGTATTTTAACAGATCTTACATGTTTTACATTATTTAAGGGATATGACAAAGATAAAAGCATTGCTATTGCTGGGGGATTATTTCCTGCCTATCAATTACCAAGTACATTTGTGGTTGTAGCATATACATTAGGTGGCGTTACAAAGGACCTTCTAAACAATTCGCTGGTTATATTAATTCCAACTATTATTACTTTTATTTTAGGTTATCTAACCTCTAAGGGGTTACAAAAAATTCTACGCAGTCGCAGTTTTGAGTCAATGTAA
- a CDS encoding 4Fe-4S dicluster domain-containing protein produces MEWSKEAEVRIKKAPFFVKNMARKKAEEVAKSRGKTRVDIEDIEIAKGSGELEDLSTMDLAIDGLKNTNFRDMALCGGIRECPLTLFNDEEVARIFDKVIKEEDLEKVIKGAIDEPILYHKKFKAAISGCPNSCSHPQIKDISIVGYSSPKINDGYCIGCYQCVKSCPEKLVTVDKNPRIDIKECIDCGRCIRSCPTESIRELEKGYRIYIGGRLGRRPHLAKKVVDVKSIQELEYVLRKLIVLYKQCIIQRKRFSKTVEESTIEEIQRKIGIH; encoded by the coding sequence ATGGAGTGGTCAAAGGAAGCGGAAGTCAGAATAAAGAAGGCCCCATTTTTCGTTAAGAACATGGCAAGAAAAAAGGCAGAGGAAGTTGCTAAAAGTAGGGGAAAAACCAGAGTGGACATAGAAGATATAGAAATTGCAAAGGGAAGTGGAGAACTGGAGGATTTAAGTACCATGGATTTAGCCATTGATGGATTAAAAAACACAAATTTTCGTGACATGGCTTTATGTGGTGGGATTAGGGAATGTCCCTTAACTCTTTTTAATGACGAGGAAGTAGCTAGAATTTTTGATAAAGTTATTAAAGAAGAAGATTTAGAAAAGGTAATAAAAGGCGCCATTGATGAACCAATATTGTATCATAAAAAATTTAAAGCAGCTATTAGTGGCTGTCCAAATAGTTGCTCTCACCCACAAATTAAAGACATTTCTATTGTTGGATACAGTTCTCCTAAAATTAATGATGGGTATTGTATAGGTTGTTACCAATGTGTAAAATCATGTCCAGAGAAACTTGTAACTGTAGATAAGAATCCAAGGATTGATATAAAGGAATGTATTGACTGTGGAAGGTGCATTAGATCATGTCCAACAGAATCTATTAGAGAACTTGAAAAAGGGTATAGAATCTATATAGGTGGTAGATTAGGTAGAAGACCCCATTTAGCTAAAAAAGTTGTAGATGTTAAAAGTATACAGGAATTAGAATATGTACTTAGAAAGTTAATAGTTTTATATAAACAATGTATAATACAGAGGAAAAGGTTTAGTAAAACCGTAGAAGAGTCCACTATAGAGGAAATCCAAAGAAAGATAGGTATACATTAA